The Drosophila bipectinata strain 14024-0381.07 chromosome 2L, DbipHiC1v2, whole genome shotgun sequence genome has a segment encoding these proteins:
- the Cf2 gene encoding chorion transcription factor Cf2 isoform X3 — MDTLKTAFLPNLSMDPNVHVNPHYCPMCHQQFERPQHAAEHMQLCHGITINAQGAITTLEAAQQQHQQQQQQQLKPHTHACFNCDEKFGNAVELDEHHRLAHQASAFLARCLVCSIYGVHSATPQPNEYKCAQCGSVCTTAMLAAGQQSFMEQQEAQVTPDEQLPAMAPRDMRLTPEEQHHQQQLQAEHHHQQQHQQQQQQQQELLDQQQRELQEQAQLQHHQDQDLAGDQVALKVPPLTVKLNKNANGAAIVAHPQVIIKEEPLSLSDSGDVVNAVPVYAIQANPGVTAPTTSSVLVGTQTVPADLAHKIRHKCPDCPKTFKTPGTLAMHRKIHTGEADATPKERPYTCSYCGKSFTQSNTLKQHTRIHTGEKPFRCGYCGRAFTVKDYLNKHLTTHTGEKPFHCGYCEKSFSVKDYLTKHIRTHTGEKPYTCPYCDKRFTQRSALTVHTTKLHPL; from the exons ATGGATACACTGAAAACCGCCTTTCTGCCCAATCTCAGCATGGATCCCAATGTGCACGTTAACCCGCACTACTGTCCCATGTGCCACCAGCAGTTCGAGCGGCCCCAACACGCCGCGGAACACATGCAGCTGTGCCACGGGATAACGATAAATGCCCAAGGAGCCATCACCACGCTGGAGGctgcccagcagcagcatcagcaacaacagcaacagcaactaaAGCCTCACACTCATGCGTGCTTCAACTGTGATGAGAAATTCGGTAATGCCGTGGAGCTGGACGAACACCATCGGCTGGCCCACCAGGCGTCCGCCTTTCTGGCCCGCTGCCTTGTGTGTAGCATCTACGGCGTACACTCGGCCACGCCACAACCCAATGAATACAAGTGTGCGCAGTGCGGCTCCGTGTGCACCACCGCGATGCTGGCTGCCGGACAGCAGAGTTTTATGGAACAGCAGGAGGCGCAGGTGACGCCGGACGAGCAGCTACCGGCGATGGCGCCACGTGATATGAGACTGACGCCCGAGGAGCAGCACCATCAACAACAGCTGCAGGCGgagcaccaccaccaacagcagcatcagcaacaacagcagcagcaacaggaacTGCTGGATCAACAGCAACGGGAACTGCAGGAGCAGGCTCAGCTGCAGCACCACCAGGACCAGGATCTCGCCGGCGATCAGGTGGCGCTCAAGGTGCCTCCTCTCACCGTTAAGCTAAACAAAAATGCCAATGGTGCCGCCATCGTGGCCCATCCGCAGGTGATCATTAAAGAGGAGCCACTCAGTCTGAGCGATAGTGGGGATGTGGTGAACGCCGTGCCCGTTTATGCCATACAAGCCAATCCCGGTGTTACGGCGCCAACTACCTCCAGCGTTCTTGTGGGCACACAAACGGTGCCCGCCGACCTGGCGCACAAGATCCGGCACAAATGTCCGGACTGCCCGAAGACCTTCAAGACGCCCGGCACACTGGCCATGCACCGAAAGATTCACACAGGCGAAGCAGA CGCCACGCCCAAAGAACGCCCCTACACGTGCTCCTACTGCGGCAAGTCCTTCACTCAATCGAATACACTAAAACAGCACACTCGCATACATACAGGTGAGAAACCATTTAGATGTGGCTATTGTGGCAGGGCGTTCACTGTTAAGGATTACCTGAACAAACATTTAACGACTCACACGG GAGAGAAACCGTTCCATTGCGGATACTGCGAGAAGTCCTTCAGCGTGAAGGACTACCTAACCAAGCATATACGGACACACACCGGCGAAAAGCCGTACACCTGTCCGTATTGCGATAAGCGCTTCACCCAGCGCAGTGCACTCACCGTGCACACAACCAAGCTGCATCCGCTCTAG
- the Cf2 gene encoding chorion transcription factor Cf2 isoform X1, producing the protein MIKSTTNPQEQRLPRPEDQDLDQQHQHQPQPPPPSTTATTTTTSASSPTAATPTSHQSTAAMDTLKTAFLPNLSMDPNVHVNPHYCPMCHQQFERPQHAAEHMQLCHGITINAQGAITTLEAAQQQHQQQQQQQLKPHTHACFNCDEKFGNAVELDEHHRLAHQASAFLARCLVCSIYGVHSATPQPNEYKCAQCGSVCTTAMLAAGQQSFMEQQEAQVTPDEQLPAMAPRDMRLTPEEQHHQQQLQAEHHHQQQHQQQQQQQQELLDQQQRELQEQAQLQHHQDQDLAGDQVALKVPPLTVKLNKNANGAAIVAHPQVIIKEEPLSLSDSGDVVNAVPVYAIQANPGVTAPTTSSVLVGTQTVPADLAHKIRHKCPDCPKTFKTPGTLAMHRKIHTGEADATPKERPYTCSYCGKSFTQSNTLKQHTRIHTGEKPFRCGYCGRAFTVKDYLNKHLTTHTGEKPFHCGYCEKSFSVKDYLTKHIRTHTGEKPYTCPYCDKRFTQRSALTVHTTKLHPL; encoded by the exons ATGATAAAGTCTACCACGAACCCACAGGAACAGCGTTTGCCACGCCCCGAGGATCAGGATCTGGAtcagcagcaccagcatcaGCCACAGCCACCACCCCCTTCCACtaccgccaccaccaccaccacatcCGCGTCCTCCCCTAcagctgccacgcccacaagtcACCAATCAACCGCCGCCATGGATACACTGAAAACCGCCTTTCTGCCCAATCTCAGCATGGATCCCAATGTGCACGTTAACCCGCACTACTGTCCCATGTGCCACCAGCAGTTCGAGCGGCCCCAACACGCCGCGGAACACATGCAGCTGTGCCACGGGATAACGATAAATGCCCAAGGAGCCATCACCACGCTGGAGGctgcccagcagcagcatcagcaacaacagcaacagcaactaaAGCCTCACACTCATGCGTGCTTCAACTGTGATGAGAAATTCGGTAATGCCGTGGAGCTGGACGAACACCATCGGCTGGCCCACCAGGCGTCCGCCTTTCTGGCCCGCTGCCTTGTGTGTAGCATCTACGGCGTACACTCGGCCACGCCACAACCCAATGAATACAAGTGTGCGCAGTGCGGCTCCGTGTGCACCACCGCGATGCTGGCTGCCGGACAGCAGAGTTTTATGGAACAGCAGGAGGCGCAGGTGACGCCGGACGAGCAGCTACCGGCGATGGCGCCACGTGATATGAGACTGACGCCCGAGGAGCAGCACCATCAACAACAGCTGCAGGCGgagcaccaccaccaacagcagcatcagcaacaacagcagcagcaacaggaacTGCTGGATCAACAGCAACGGGAACTGCAGGAGCAGGCTCAGCTGCAGCACCACCAGGACCAGGATCTCGCCGGCGATCAGGTGGCGCTCAAGGTGCCTCCTCTCACCGTTAAGCTAAACAAAAATGCCAATGGTGCCGCCATCGTGGCCCATCCGCAGGTGATCATTAAAGAGGAGCCACTCAGTCTGAGCGATAGTGGGGATGTGGTGAACGCCGTGCCCGTTTATGCCATACAAGCCAATCCCGGTGTTACGGCGCCAACTACCTCCAGCGTTCTTGTGGGCACACAAACGGTGCCCGCCGACCTGGCGCACAAGATCCGGCACAAATGTCCGGACTGCCCGAAGACCTTCAAGACGCCCGGCACACTGGCCATGCACCGAAAGATTCACACAGGCGAAGCAGA CGCCACGCCCAAAGAACGCCCCTACACGTGCTCCTACTGCGGCAAGTCCTTCACTCAATCGAATACACTAAAACAGCACACTCGCATACATACAGGTGAGAAACCATTTAGATGTGGCTATTGTGGCAGGGCGTTCACTGTTAAGGATTACCTGAACAAACATTTAACGACTCACACGG GAGAGAAACCGTTCCATTGCGGATACTGCGAGAAGTCCTTCAGCGTGAAGGACTACCTAACCAAGCATATACGGACACACACCGGCGAAAAGCCGTACACCTGTCCGTATTGCGATAAGCGCTTCACCCAGCGCAGTGCACTCACCGTGCACACAACCAAGCTGCATCCGCTCTAG
- the Cf2 gene encoding chorion transcription factor Cf2 isoform X2, translating to MIKSTTNPQEQRLPRPEDQDLDQQHQHQPQPPPPSTTATTTTTSASSPTAATPTSHQSTAAMDTLKTAFLPNLSMDPNVHVNPHYCPMCHQQFERPQHAAEHMQLCHGITINAQGAITTLEAAQQQHQQQQQQQLKPHTHACFNCDEKFGNAVELDEHHRLAHQASAFLARCLVCSIYGVHSATPQPNEYKCAQCGSVCTTAMLAAGQQSFMEQQEAQVTPDEQLPAMAPRDMRLTPEEQHHQQQLQAEHHHQQQHQQQQQQQQELLDQQQRELQEQAQLQHHQDQDLAGDQVALKVPPLTVKLNKNANGAAIVAHPQVIIKEEPLSLSDSGDVVNAVPVYAIQANPGVTAPTTSSVLVGTQTVPADLAHKIRHKCPDCPKTFKTPGTLAMHRKIHTGEADATPKERPYTCSYCGKSFTQSNTLKQHTRIHTGEKPFHCGYCEKSFSVKDYLTKHIRTHTGEKPYTCPYCDKRFTQRSALTVHTTKLHPL from the exons ATGATAAAGTCTACCACGAACCCACAGGAACAGCGTTTGCCACGCCCCGAGGATCAGGATCTGGAtcagcagcaccagcatcaGCCACAGCCACCACCCCCTTCCACtaccgccaccaccaccaccacatcCGCGTCCTCCCCTAcagctgccacgcccacaagtcACCAATCAACCGCCGCCATGGATACACTGAAAACCGCCTTTCTGCCCAATCTCAGCATGGATCCCAATGTGCACGTTAACCCGCACTACTGTCCCATGTGCCACCAGCAGTTCGAGCGGCCCCAACACGCCGCGGAACACATGCAGCTGTGCCACGGGATAACGATAAATGCCCAAGGAGCCATCACCACGCTGGAGGctgcccagcagcagcatcagcaacaacagcaacagcaactaaAGCCTCACACTCATGCGTGCTTCAACTGTGATGAGAAATTCGGTAATGCCGTGGAGCTGGACGAACACCATCGGCTGGCCCACCAGGCGTCCGCCTTTCTGGCCCGCTGCCTTGTGTGTAGCATCTACGGCGTACACTCGGCCACGCCACAACCCAATGAATACAAGTGTGCGCAGTGCGGCTCCGTGTGCACCACCGCGATGCTGGCTGCCGGACAGCAGAGTTTTATGGAACAGCAGGAGGCGCAGGTGACGCCGGACGAGCAGCTACCGGCGATGGCGCCACGTGATATGAGACTGACGCCCGAGGAGCAGCACCATCAACAACAGCTGCAGGCGgagcaccaccaccaacagcagcatcagcaacaacagcagcagcaacaggaacTGCTGGATCAACAGCAACGGGAACTGCAGGAGCAGGCTCAGCTGCAGCACCACCAGGACCAGGATCTCGCCGGCGATCAGGTGGCGCTCAAGGTGCCTCCTCTCACCGTTAAGCTAAACAAAAATGCCAATGGTGCCGCCATCGTGGCCCATCCGCAGGTGATCATTAAAGAGGAGCCACTCAGTCTGAGCGATAGTGGGGATGTGGTGAACGCCGTGCCCGTTTATGCCATACAAGCCAATCCCGGTGTTACGGCGCCAACTACCTCCAGCGTTCTTGTGGGCACACAAACGGTGCCCGCCGACCTGGCGCACAAGATCCGGCACAAATGTCCGGACTGCCCGAAGACCTTCAAGACGCCCGGCACACTGGCCATGCACCGAAAGATTCACACAGGCGAAGCAGA CGCCACGCCCAAAGAACGCCCCTACACGTGCTCCTACTGCGGCAAGTCCTTCACTCAATCGAATACACTAAAACAGCACACTCGCATACATACAG GAGAGAAACCGTTCCATTGCGGATACTGCGAGAAGTCCTTCAGCGTGAAGGACTACCTAACCAAGCATATACGGACACACACCGGCGAAAAGCCGTACACCTGTCCGTATTGCGATAAGCGCTTCACCCAGCGCAGTGCACTCACCGTGCACACAACCAAGCTGCATCCGCTCTAG
- the Cf2 gene encoding chorion transcription factor Cf2 isoform X4: MIKSTTNPQEQRLPRPEDQDLDQQHQHQPQPPPPSTTATTTTTSASSPTAATPTSHQSTAAMDTLKTAFLPNLSMDPNVHVNPHYCPMCHQQFERPQHAAEHMQLCHGITINAQGAITTLEAAQQQHQQQQQQQLKPHTHACFNCDEKFGNAVELDEHHRLAHQASAFLARCLVCSIYGVHSATPQPNEYKCAQCGSVCTTAMLAAGQQSFMEQQEAQVTPDEQLPAMAPRDMRLTPEEQHHQQQLQAEHHHQQQHQQQQQQQQELLDQQQRELQEQAQLQHHQDQDLAGDQVALKVPPLTVKLNKNANGAAIVAHPQVIIKEEPLSLSDSGDVVNAVPVYAIQANPGVTAPTTSSVLVGTQTVPADLAHKIRHKCPDCPKTFKTPGTLAMHRKIHTGEAERETVPLRILREVLQREGLPNQAYTDTHRRKAVHLSVLR; the protein is encoded by the exons ATGATAAAGTCTACCACGAACCCACAGGAACAGCGTTTGCCACGCCCCGAGGATCAGGATCTGGAtcagcagcaccagcatcaGCCACAGCCACCACCCCCTTCCACtaccgccaccaccaccaccacatcCGCGTCCTCCCCTAcagctgccacgcccacaagtcACCAATCAACCGCCGCCATGGATACACTGAAAACCGCCTTTCTGCCCAATCTCAGCATGGATCCCAATGTGCACGTTAACCCGCACTACTGTCCCATGTGCCACCAGCAGTTCGAGCGGCCCCAACACGCCGCGGAACACATGCAGCTGTGCCACGGGATAACGATAAATGCCCAAGGAGCCATCACCACGCTGGAGGctgcccagcagcagcatcagcaacaacagcaacagcaactaaAGCCTCACACTCATGCGTGCTTCAACTGTGATGAGAAATTCGGTAATGCCGTGGAGCTGGACGAACACCATCGGCTGGCCCACCAGGCGTCCGCCTTTCTGGCCCGCTGCCTTGTGTGTAGCATCTACGGCGTACACTCGGCCACGCCACAACCCAATGAATACAAGTGTGCGCAGTGCGGCTCCGTGTGCACCACCGCGATGCTGGCTGCCGGACAGCAGAGTTTTATGGAACAGCAGGAGGCGCAGGTGACGCCGGACGAGCAGCTACCGGCGATGGCGCCACGTGATATGAGACTGACGCCCGAGGAGCAGCACCATCAACAACAGCTGCAGGCGgagcaccaccaccaacagcagcatcagcaacaacagcagcagcaacaggaacTGCTGGATCAACAGCAACGGGAACTGCAGGAGCAGGCTCAGCTGCAGCACCACCAGGACCAGGATCTCGCCGGCGATCAGGTGGCGCTCAAGGTGCCTCCTCTCACCGTTAAGCTAAACAAAAATGCCAATGGTGCCGCCATCGTGGCCCATCCGCAGGTGATCATTAAAGAGGAGCCACTCAGTCTGAGCGATAGTGGGGATGTGGTGAACGCCGTGCCCGTTTATGCCATACAAGCCAATCCCGGTGTTACGGCGCCAACTACCTCCAGCGTTCTTGTGGGCACACAAACGGTGCCCGCCGACCTGGCGCACAAGATCCGGCACAAATGTCCGGACTGCCCGAAGACCTTCAAGACGCCCGGCACACTGGCCATGCACCGAAAGATTCACACAGGCGAAGCAGA GAGAGAAACCGTTCCATTGCGGATACTGCGAGAAGTCCTTCAGCGTGAAGGACTACCTAACCAAGCATATACGGACACACACCGGCGAAAAGCCGTACACCTGTCCGTATTGCGATAA
- the Cf2 gene encoding chorion transcription factor Cf2 isoform X5 has protein sequence MIKSTTNPQEQRLPRPEDQDLDQQHQHQPQPPPPSTTATTTTTSASSPTAATPTSHQSTAAMDTLKTAFLPNLSMDPNVHVNPHYCPMCHQQFERPQHAAEHMQLCHGITINAQGAITTLEAAQQQHQQQQQQQLKPHTHACFNCDEKFGNAVELDEHHRLAHQASAFLARCLVCSIYGVHSATPQPNEYKCAQCGSVCTTAMLAAGQQSFMEQQEAQVTPDEQLPAMAPRDMRLTPEEQHHQQQLQAEHHHQQQHQQQQQQQQELLDQQQRELQEQAQLQHHQDQDLAGDQVALKVPPLTVKLNKNANGAAIVAHPQVIIKEEPLSLSDSGDVVNAVPVYAIQANPGVTAPTTSSVLVGTQTVPADLAHKIRHKCPDCPKTFKTPGTLAMHRKIHTGEADGIQYFEDYTVDQRDRGGDG, from the coding sequence ATGATAAAGTCTACCACGAACCCACAGGAACAGCGTTTGCCACGCCCCGAGGATCAGGATCTGGAtcagcagcaccagcatcaGCCACAGCCACCACCCCCTTCCACtaccgccaccaccaccaccacatcCGCGTCCTCCCCTAcagctgccacgcccacaagtcACCAATCAACCGCCGCCATGGATACACTGAAAACCGCCTTTCTGCCCAATCTCAGCATGGATCCCAATGTGCACGTTAACCCGCACTACTGTCCCATGTGCCACCAGCAGTTCGAGCGGCCCCAACACGCCGCGGAACACATGCAGCTGTGCCACGGGATAACGATAAATGCCCAAGGAGCCATCACCACGCTGGAGGctgcccagcagcagcatcagcaacaacagcaacagcaactaaAGCCTCACACTCATGCGTGCTTCAACTGTGATGAGAAATTCGGTAATGCCGTGGAGCTGGACGAACACCATCGGCTGGCCCACCAGGCGTCCGCCTTTCTGGCCCGCTGCCTTGTGTGTAGCATCTACGGCGTACACTCGGCCACGCCACAACCCAATGAATACAAGTGTGCGCAGTGCGGCTCCGTGTGCACCACCGCGATGCTGGCTGCCGGACAGCAGAGTTTTATGGAACAGCAGGAGGCGCAGGTGACGCCGGACGAGCAGCTACCGGCGATGGCGCCACGTGATATGAGACTGACGCCCGAGGAGCAGCACCATCAACAACAGCTGCAGGCGgagcaccaccaccaacagcagcatcagcaacaacagcagcagcaacaggaacTGCTGGATCAACAGCAACGGGAACTGCAGGAGCAGGCTCAGCTGCAGCACCACCAGGACCAGGATCTCGCCGGCGATCAGGTGGCGCTCAAGGTGCCTCCTCTCACCGTTAAGCTAAACAAAAATGCCAATGGTGCCGCCATCGTGGCCCATCCGCAGGTGATCATTAAAGAGGAGCCACTCAGTCTGAGCGATAGTGGGGATGTGGTGAACGCCGTGCCCGTTTATGCCATACAAGCCAATCCCGGTGTTACGGCGCCAACTACCTCCAGCGTTCTTGTGGGCACACAAACGGTGCCCGCCGACCTGGCGCACAAGATCCGGCACAAATGTCCGGACTGCCCGAAGACCTTCAAGACGCCCGGCACACTGGCCATGCACCGAAAGATTCACACAGGCGAAGCAGA
- the LOC108124451 gene encoding serine/threonine-protein kinase RIO3, translating into MSSPWVKSSEPVQAVSLADIMSEQYAHKLHDKEVQRHKEKGDSRKTDQDVTSIWQGESSLGIASYSNVAGTSTQNSNPKDDGEWEDYSALLAGIEIPPEEIQSPEDSDAVIAQMLQSQFDHEYNEELRRIEKQQNKQSKVTVTLNKFLRDGDAEFLHDTAEDDYEEDELEQLKHDWDRFETNERMLDAIPRCGFKVNKDGEMITKHDPQLCAVRNAQRVMSFPPEFPTGDGAGFDMKLSNKVFNQLRAYSRRGRSDKHEKVATAEMGLDANTRLLLYKLINNQILEQINGIISTGKEAVILHANSDSNYTGTNEHGHQSGVLMQAHLLPKECAIKIFKTTLNEFKQRDRYIKDDYRFKDRFSKQNHRVIINMWAEKEMHNLMRMQAIGMNVPDVVVLKKHVLVMRFIGDNHNAAPKLKDARLSAAELSCAYEEIVEAMHKLYNEAKLVHADLSEYNILWYEGKCWFIDVAQSVEPKHPSALEFLMRDCGNIINFFERCGLPNIYTKEQLFEFITGLNAEIHNAAQLEKIHTRSASIMQATAPNQEECPDELKPLEYPFELAWEKSQRDREALKALKKNEDSNDNEENENQERKSDGNDNDETKTDEKTAKN; encoded by the exons ATGTCGTCACCATGGGTCAAAAGCAGCGAGCCAGTGCAGGCGGTCAGTCTGGCGGACATAATGTCAGAGCAGTACGCTCACAAGCTCCACGACAAGGAGGTGCAGCGCCACAAGGAGAAGGGAGACAGCCGGAAGACTGACCAGGATGTCACCTCCATTTGGCAGGGTGAATCCTCGCTGGGCATTGCCAGCTACTCTAATGTGGCGGGTACTTCTACCCAGAACTCAAACCCAAAAGATGATGGAGAGTGGGAGGATTACTCTGCCCTCTTAGCCGGTATCGAGATTCCGCCAGAAGAGATCCAGTCGCCAGAGGATAGCGATGCGGTCATTGCCCAAATGCTGCAGTCCCAGTTCGATCACGAGTATAACGAGGAACTGCGTCGCATAGAAAAACAGCAGAACAAGCAGTCCAAGGTCACTGTTACTTTGAATAAATTTCTGCGCGACGGCGATGCCGAGTTCTTGCACGACACTGCCGAGGATGATTATGAGGAGGATGAGCTGGAGCAGCTGAAGCATGATTGGGACAGGTTTGAGACTAACGAAAGGATGCTGGATGCGATTCCGCGCTGTGGTTTTAAGGTCAACAAAGATGGCGAAATGATCACCAAGCACGATCCACAGTTGTGCGCGGTACGAAATGCCCAGCGGGTCATGTCCTTTCCACCGGAATTTCCCACCGGTGACGGGGCAGGTTTTGATATGAAGTTGTCCAATAAG GTCTTCAACCAACTGCGTGCCTACTCTCGCCGTGGTCGCTCCGATAAACACGAAAAAGTGGCCACCGCTGAAATGGGCTTGGACGCCAATACGCGGCTGCTGTTGTACAAGCTAATCAACAATCAAATTCTCGAGCAGATCAACGGCATAATCTCGACGGGAAAGGAGGCTGTTATCCTGCACGCCAACTCCGATTCGAACTATACGGGTACCAATGAACACGGCCACCAAAGTGGAGTCCTGATGCAGGCACATCTGCTGCCCAAGGAGTGTGCCATTAAGATTTTTAAGACGACGCTGAACGAGTTCAAGCAGCGCGATCGGTACATCAAGGATGACTACCGATTCAAGGACCGCTTTAGCAAGCAGAATCATCGTGTGATCATTAACATGTGGGCTGAAAAGGAGATGCACAACCTGATGCGAATGCAAGCCATCGGGATGAACGTCCCCGATGTGGTGGTCTTGAAAAAGCACGTATTGGTCATGCGGTTTATTGGCGACAACCACAATGCAGCTCCCAAGCTGAAGGATGCAAGGCTTAGTGCCGCGGAACTGAGCTGCGCCTACGAGGAGATCGTGGAAGCTATGCATAAGCTGTACAACGAAGCCAAGTTGGTGCATGCCGACTTGAGCGAGTACAACATCCTTTGGTACGAGGGCAAGTGCTGGTTCATTGACGTGGCCCAGAGTGTGGAGCCCAAGCACCCAAGCGCCCTGGAGTTTCTAATGCGAGATTGCGGTAACATTATAAACTTTTTCGAGCGCTGCGGACTGCCAAATATTTACACCAAGGAGCAGCTCTTTGAGTTTATAACGGGCCTTAATGCGGAAATCCACAATGCCGCCCAGTTGGAGAAGATTCATACTCGTTCTGCGTCCATCATGCAGGCCACGGCTCCGAACCAAGAAGAGTGCCCTGATGAACTGAAGCCCCTGGAGTATCCTTTCGAGCTGGCGTGGGAGAAATCCCAACGAGATCGGGAGGCCCTGAAGGCCCTAAAGAAAAACGAGGATAGCAACGACAATGAAGAAAATGAGAACCAAGAAAGGAAAAGCGATGGAAACGATAATGACGAGACGAAAACGGATGAAAAAACTGCCAAAAATTGA